A region from the Lolium perenne isolate Kyuss_39 chromosome 4, Kyuss_2.0, whole genome shotgun sequence genome encodes:
- the LOC127332315 gene encoding probable inactive receptor kinase RLK902 has protein sequence MPCPWFDLEDLLRGSAEVLGKSTVGSSYKTTLDSGDEVVTKRLRAVSLPREEFRLRVEVIGAIQNKYIAPLQWYYWSRDEKLVVYNIFPMGSLAHALHGNPASPAPPGWEQRAAIALAAARGVAYIHSAGPSSCHGNIKSSNVMLTGTHDACVSEHGLTTLGLFPGASGYSAPEITDASWVSQGADVYSFGVLLLELLTRKAPVKSTQLEDGMSLPEWVCSVAREEWAAEVIDVELLKRQQKDGEEECMIRFLQLAIDCCSHDAKLRPTMPDVVQRIEEMAT, from the exons ATGCCTTGTCCATGGTTCGATCTAGAGGACCTGCTTCGGGGTTCGGCTGAAGTTCTGGGCAAGAGTACAGTCGGGTCGTCGTACAAAACGACACTTGACAGTGGAGATGAGGTTGTGACCAAGAGGCTGAGGGCAGTGAGCTTACCAAGGGAAGAGTTTAGACTCCGTGTCGAGGTGATTGGCGCCATTCAGAACAAATACATTGCGCCACTGCAGTGGTATTACTGGAGCCGGGATGAGAAGCTAGTAGTGTACAATATCTTCCCGATGGGTAGCCTAGCACACGCACTCCATG GAAATCCAGCATCCCCAGCTCCGCCGGGCTGGGAACAGCGGGCAGCCATAGCACTTGCTGCGGCGCGCGGTGTGGCGTACATCCACTCCGCCGGACCATCAAGCTGCCACGGCAACATCAAGTCCTCTAACGTCATGCTCACAGGTACCCACGATGCATGCGTGTCGGAGCACGGCCTGACAACTCTTGGCTTGTTCCCTGGCGCCTCCGGCTACAGCGCGCCTGAGATCACCGACGCTAGTTGGGTCTCTCAGGGAGCTGACGTGTACAGCTTTGGTGTGCTACTGCTGGAGCTTCTCACCCGCAAGGCTCCAGTAAAGAGCACACAGCTTGAGGACGGAATGAGTTTGCCGGAGTGGGTGTGTTCAGTTGCACGCGAGGAGTGGGCGGCAGAGGTGATCGACGTGGAGCTCCTAAAACGACAGCAGAAGGACGGGGAAGAGGAATGCATGATACGATTCCTGCAGCTCGCCATAGATTGTTGCAGCCATGACGCCAAGTTGAGGCCTACAATGCCTGATGTAGTGCAGCGGATCGAGGAGATGGCAACTTGA